The following nucleotide sequence is from Bacteroidota bacterium.
CCGATACTTTAGGCTGGGACCGTTCTATTGCTGAAGTAAGAGAAGGCGATGTATTGGCTATCTTAAACGCAGGTGCTTATGGATTTACGATGAGCAATAACTATAATGCACGTTTTCGTCCAGCAGAAATATTGGTGATGGACGGCAAAACACACCTCATACGCAAAGCAGAAACCATGGATGATTTAATGCGTAATGTTGTTGATATCGGATTGTAGTTATAAAACTCACGAAAACCGACCGCAGTTTTGCCAACGGTTGTGTGTTTCTTGTTAGTGGTTCCCGAAATAAATTCGGGGCCACCATATAAATTAAGATACTAATAACCGCAAACTAAATCCCACTTCAAAGTTCCGAAATGGACAACATATCGTTAACAGTAAACTAACTCCTAAGTCAAATTCCCGATAGGCCCCGATGGCTATCGGGTGATATATCGTCAATGTTCTCAAATACAACTCTCAAGTTTTGGTTCGATGAAATCCGCAAAGATTTGCTAGGTGAATATGTGGAAAACGAAGCCAATCAAATGGCGAAAATACTGCTTGAAGACCTTAGTATAATGAGGGTAAACGAGATTGCGACATCGCCCGATTTGGAACTCAGTTTTGCACAAATCAAACTAATTGAGGAGAGCCTTGCACGACTTTTACAACACGAACCCATTCAATACGTTACTGGCATTTCTGAATTTGCAGGATTGCAATTTGTGGTGAACAAACATGTCCTCATCCCCCGACCTGAAACTGAGGAATTAATTAATTGGATTAAGCAAGATTTCAAAGGCTCTGCAAATCAAAACCTAAAATGCATAGACCTTGGAACAGGAAGCGGAATTATCCCTATCACTTTACAATATGACAATCCCAATTGGGATTTTACCGCAGTTGATCTATCAAAAGACGCTTTACAAGTAGCATCCAATAATGCTGCAAAGCACAAGGCGAATATAATATTTATGCAAGAGGACATCTTAGGTCCGAAACAGGAATATGGTTTATATGATATCATTATTTCAAACCCACCTTATGTAACGGAAGCGGATAAAAACGCAATGCAAAAAAATGTGTTGGACTTTGAACCACATTCCGCTCTATTTGTTACCGATGGCGATCCCTTGCAGTTTTATAAAGCTATCATACAATTCGCACAAAAACATTTAAAAACTGAAGGATTTATATACTGCGAAATTCACGAAGATTATCATTCGCAAACCAAAGACTTGTTCGAAAAGTATTATACCCAAGTAGAATTAAAACAAGACATCCACGGCAAATACCGCATGATTAAGGCGAGTATATAGTTTATACCAATTCTTAAACTATAATAGTTCTCGGCCTGATGCGGATTAGTTTTTAAAATGGTAATAACGAACTACATCCCGAATGCCCCGCTTAATCCCGATCATTATCGGGATGCGGGGGGATTAGTCCCCTTTTTTTTGACTATTATATATTGAGTTTCGGTATTAATCTATATGAAACTTAATTCCTCCGTTAATAGATAGTGAATTGATAAACTGTTGCTGTGCAGCATTGCCCATCAACGAACTAATATTATATTTATAGCATCCTTCTGCAAATATACTTAGCTCATGTTTTATCTGATAATTGACCCCTGCACCCAATAACAAAGAAGCACCAACCCTGTTTGCAGATAATTGATTTGGAGCACCAAGAGCTTCCAACTGATGCGAAACAGGTGATAACGCACTTCCACTTTGCGACCCCAATAATTGTAAAACTCCGCCAGCTTTCATAAAATAATTAGACCGTTTATCACTAAAATTAAACCCAAAAGCTAGAGGGATATCAATATAATTAACTCTATATTGACTTTGAGCATTTATCTTATAAGAATAGGTGGTATCAAATATATGGTTTCCTTGCGGGGTGGTAGAGTCCTGCACTGAATATATACTATGCTGATAATCGCCTTTAAAACTATAGGAGCTATATCCAAAACCAAACTGTACAAAAAGTAGACGACCAAATTGGCGTATGGCAAATGCTTGGGAATTATAAGAAATAGCACGAACTTCATCATCTTTTCTAAATTGATTATATAATAGATCTGTTGAGTTTCCTTTGAAACGAACACTAGGAAAGTCAAAACCCACAGAAGCACCAAATTTCCAATTGGATTCCTCATTGTTCATATCAGTTTCGCTGGTATACATAAAATAAGTTGGGCCACGCCACCATTTGCCATCTCTGCCTGTGGCCACGGTTTTACTTTCCTCCTTTTTCCTGATATTTGGAGATGCTGTTATTGCAGTATCTGGAACTGGTGAAACGCCATTTTTTTCAAGCTCTGTATTTGTAGCAGGCACAATATTTTTCAATGATTTATCAGCTAATTGATCGTAGCTTTTTACAATATTATTGTTGACTACGTTATTGGTTTTTAAAATTTCATTTGATTTGAGCGTATTTGCAGAGGCCTTAATGATAGTAGGTAATTTAGCTGTGGGCGTATATTTTCTTGGGTTTGAATTAACAGCAAGATTATTGCCCTTTCTATTAGCAATAATATTTTGATTAGCTTCCTCAATAAGATTATTATTTTTTTGTTTAGTTTGATGCGTGCTTGTATTGTTCGATTCTTGCTCGGGTTGTGCAACTGCGGGTTTACTTGATTGCCCCACCATCGAACTTGTATTTGAATCACCATTATACAACCATACCAAAGAACTGCAGCTTCCTATGAGCAACAAGAGGAGCAGAGACCAACTCATATATTTCTTTTGCTGACGTCGACTATTGATATGCACCAATACATTTTGCCATACTTTTTCATTGGGTTGAGCTTCAAAGTTTTTAAATTCTTTGCTATATATATGTTCGGGAGTTACTTCATGGCTTGGATTATTCGTGAGGTTATTGACCTGCCTTTGCTGCAAAATCTTGTCCCACAAATCATTCTTGGGCTGTTGCTCAAAGCCCTCGAATCCTTCCTTGAATAAATCTTCTATATTTTTATTCATATTCGGCTAAATATTGTTGTTCTAATAATTTCTTTAAATAATTCCGGGCTTTAAAATATTGTGTTTTGCTGGTATTCTCCGTAA
It contains:
- a CDS encoding outer membrane beta-barrel protein; this translates as MNKNIEDLFKEGFEGFEQQPKNDLWDKILQQRQVNNLTNNPSHEVTPEHIYSKEFKNFEAQPNEKVWQNVLVHINSRRQQKKYMSWSLLLLLLIGSCSSLVWLYNGDSNTSSMVGQSSKPAVAQPEQESNNTSTHQTKQKNNNLIEEANQNIIANRKGNNLAVNSNPRKYTPTAKLPTIIKASANTLKSNEILKTNNVVNNNIVKSYDQLADKSLKNIVPATNTELEKNGVSPVPDTAITASPNIRKKEESKTVATGRDGKWWRGPTYFMYTSETDMNNEESNWKFGASVGFDFPSVRFKGNSTDLLYNQFRKDDEVRAISYNSQAFAIRQFGRLLFVQFGFGYSSYSFKGDYQHSIYSVQDSTTPQGNHIFDTTYSYKINAQSQYRVNYIDIPLAFGFNFSDKRSNYFMKAGGVLQLLGSQSGSALSPVSHQLEALGAPNQLSANRVGASLLLGAGVNYQIKHELSIFAEGCYKYNISSLMGNAAQQQFINSLSINGGIKFHID
- the prmC gene encoding peptide chain release factor N(5)-glutamine methyltransferase; translation: MFSNTTLKFWFDEIRKDLLGEYVENEANQMAKILLEDLSIMRVNEIATSPDLELSFAQIKLIEESLARLLQHEPIQYVTGISEFAGLQFVVNKHVLIPRPETEELINWIKQDFKGSANQNLKCIDLGTGSGIIPITLQYDNPNWDFTAVDLSKDALQVASNNAAKHKANIIFMQEDILGPKQEYGLYDIIISNPPYVTEADKNAMQKNVLDFEPHSALFVTDGDPLQFYKAIIQFAQKHLKTEGFIYCEIHEDYHSQTKDLFEKYYTQVELKQDIHGKYRMIKASI